The proteins below come from a single Asanoa ferruginea genomic window:
- the iolD gene encoding 3D-(3,5/4)-trihydroxycyclohexane-1,2-dione acylhydrolase (decyclizing) yields MRLTVAQALVRFLAAQETERDGVRRRFFAGCFGIFGHGNLAGMGQALREYADTMPYHLARNEQAMVHTAAAYARMTNRLSAYACTTSVGPGATNMITGAAGATINRLPVLLLPGDTFATRVADPVLQQLELPYAGDVSVNDCLRPVSRYFDRINRPEQLVEAALRAMRVLTDPVETGAVTLALPQDVQAEAYDWPSEFLSPRVWHVPRAVPEPAALERAVAAIRGAERPLIVAGGGVIYAEATEALSSFASRTGIPVGETQAGKGALQHGHPSAVGAIGATGTTAANQLAAGADLVIGVGTRYSDFTTASRTLFANPGVRFVNLNVASFDAAKHSGLSLVADARAGLSALDAALGDWRVSEDYRAETLRLTAAWNDTVDRAYALDNQPLAAQSAVIGAVNEAAGERGVVVCAAGSMPGDLHKLWRPRDPKQYHVEYGYSCMGYEIAGGLGVKLAAPDRDVFVLVGDGSYLMMSSELVTAVAEGVKLIVVLVVNHGFASIGALSETVGVNRFGTWYRDRDGGNLPTDLAANAASLGADTVSVTDVDGLRAALAAAKESDRTTVIQIETDPLVSAPDSQAWWDVPVAEVAQTSGTEAARAEYEKAKRAQRNYL; encoded by the coding sequence AGGCCCTGGTCCGGTTCCTCGCCGCGCAGGAAACCGAACGCGACGGGGTGCGCCGGCGGTTCTTCGCCGGCTGCTTCGGCATCTTCGGCCACGGCAACCTGGCCGGCATGGGCCAGGCGTTGCGCGAGTACGCCGACACGATGCCCTACCACCTGGCCCGCAACGAGCAGGCGATGGTGCACACCGCGGCGGCGTACGCCCGGATGACCAACCGGCTCTCGGCCTATGCCTGCACGACCTCGGTCGGGCCCGGTGCGACCAACATGATCACCGGTGCCGCGGGCGCGACCATCAACCGGCTGCCGGTGCTGCTGCTGCCCGGCGACACGTTCGCCACCCGGGTCGCCGATCCGGTGCTGCAACAGCTCGAACTGCCGTACGCCGGTGATGTCTCGGTCAATGACTGCCTGCGGCCGGTGTCCCGCTATTTCGACCGGATCAACCGGCCCGAGCAGCTCGTCGAGGCGGCGCTGCGGGCGATGCGGGTGCTCACCGACCCGGTCGAGACCGGCGCGGTGACGCTGGCGCTGCCGCAGGACGTGCAGGCGGAGGCCTACGACTGGCCGTCCGAGTTTCTTTCGCCCCGGGTCTGGCATGTGCCGCGGGCAGTGCCGGAGCCGGCCGCCCTGGAGCGCGCGGTCGCGGCGATTCGTGGTGCTGAGCGGCCGCTGATCGTCGCCGGTGGCGGGGTCATCTACGCGGAGGCCACCGAGGCGCTTTCCTCGTTCGCGTCGCGGACCGGGATCCCGGTGGGGGAGACCCAGGCCGGTAAGGGCGCGCTGCAGCACGGGCACCCGAGCGCGGTCGGTGCGATCGGCGCCACCGGCACCACCGCGGCCAATCAGCTCGCCGCCGGCGCCGACCTGGTGATCGGGGTGGGCACCCGCTACTCCGACTTCACCACCGCGTCGCGGACGCTGTTCGCCAACCCGGGTGTGCGGTTCGTCAACCTCAACGTCGCGTCGTTCGATGCTGCCAAGCACAGTGGACTGTCCTTGGTGGCCGACGCCCGCGCCGGACTGTCCGCACTCGACGCCGCTCTGGGTGACTGGCGGGTCTCGGAGGACTACCGGGCCGAGACGCTGCGGCTGACAGCGGCGTGGAACGACACCGTGGACCGGGCGTACGCGCTCGACAACCAGCCCCTGGCGGCGCAGAGCGCGGTGATCGGCGCCGTCAACGAGGCGGCGGGGGAGCGCGGCGTGGTCGTCTGCGCCGCCGGCTCGATGCCCGGCGACCTGCACAAGCTGTGGCGGCCGCGGGATCCCAAGCAATACCACGTCGAGTACGGCTATTCCTGCATGGGCTACGAGATCGCCGGCGGTCTCGGCGTCAAGCTGGCCGCACCCGACCGCGACGTCTTCGTGCTGGTCGGCGACGGCTCCTACCTGATGATGTCGAGCGAACTCGTCACCGCGGTCGCCGAGGGCGTGAAGCTGATCGTCGTGCTGGTCGTCAACCACGGCTTCGCGTCGATCGGCGCGCTCTCCGAGACGGTCGGGGTCAACCGCTTCGGCACCTGGTATCGCGACCGCGACGGCGGCAACCTGCCCACCGACCTGGCCGCGAACGCGGCGAGCCTGGGTGCCGACACGGTGAGCGTGACCGACGTCGACGGGCTGCGCGCCGCGTTGGCCGCGGCCAAGGAGTCCGACCGCACCACCGTCATCCAGATCGAGACCGACCCACTCGTGTCGGCGCCCGACTCGCAGGCCTGGTGGGACGTGCCGGTCGCCGAGGTGGCGCAGACGTCCGGCACCGAGGCGGCCCGCGCCGAGTACGAGAAGGCCAAGCGGGCCCAGCGAAACTACCTCTGA
- a CDS encoding CoA-acylating methylmalonate-semialdehyde dehydrogenase produces MRTIEHTIGGTRRGSAETLPVYDPATGEVAARVSAGTAAEVDDAVAAAGKAFEGWSEVSLARRSAVMFAMRDLVERHADDLARLVTAEHGKTLDDARAEVARGREVIDFACGIPSLLKGAYTDQASTGVDAYTFRQPLGVCAGITPFNFPVMVPMWMHPLAIACGNTFVLKPSERDPSASDLVASLYAEAGLPDGVFNVVHGDKVAVDALLDHDDVAAVSFVGSTPVARYVHQRASAAGKRVQALGGAKNHAVVLPDADLDDAARQITGAAYGSAGQRCMAISAVVAVGAAADGLVTRLAAQARAITVGAGSDPASEMGPVVTAASRDRVASYVDAGEAAGATLVVDGRDLLDRPGFFVGPCLFDNVATDMTIYQDEIFGPVLVVLRVSTLDEAISLLNANPYGNGAAIFTDSGTAARRFQRAVRAGMVGVNVPVPVPMAYHSFGGWKASLFGDTHVHGPEGVAFYTRAKAITSRWPGPATDAAPSLHFPTAS; encoded by the coding sequence ATGCGCACGATCGAGCACACCATCGGCGGCACCCGGCGCGGTTCGGCCGAGACGCTGCCGGTCTACGACCCGGCAACCGGCGAGGTGGCGGCGCGGGTCAGCGCCGGCACGGCCGCCGAAGTCGACGACGCGGTCGCCGCCGCGGGCAAGGCGTTCGAGGGCTGGAGCGAGGTGTCGCTGGCCCGGCGCAGCGCGGTCATGTTCGCGATGCGTGACCTGGTCGAGCGGCACGCCGACGACCTGGCCAGGCTGGTCACCGCCGAGCACGGCAAGACGCTCGACGACGCCCGCGCCGAGGTCGCCCGGGGCCGCGAGGTGATCGACTTCGCCTGCGGCATCCCGTCGCTGCTCAAGGGTGCCTACACCGATCAGGCCTCGACCGGGGTCGACGCCTACACGTTCCGCCAACCGCTCGGCGTCTGCGCCGGCATCACCCCGTTCAACTTCCCGGTGATGGTGCCGATGTGGATGCACCCGCTGGCGATCGCCTGCGGCAACACGTTCGTGCTCAAGCCGAGCGAGCGCGACCCGTCGGCGTCGGACCTGGTCGCCTCCCTCTACGCCGAGGCCGGGCTGCCGGACGGCGTGTTCAACGTGGTGCACGGCGACAAGGTGGCCGTCGATGCGCTGCTCGACCACGATGACGTCGCCGCGGTCTCGTTCGTCGGCTCGACCCCGGTCGCCCGTTACGTGCACCAGCGCGCCTCCGCGGCGGGCAAGCGGGTGCAGGCCCTGGGCGGTGCGAAGAACCACGCGGTGGTGCTGCCCGACGCCGACCTCGACGACGCGGCCAGGCAGATCACCGGCGCGGCGTACGGGTCGGCCGGGCAGCGGTGCATGGCGATCTCGGCCGTGGTGGCGGTCGGTGCCGCGGCCGACGGGCTGGTCACCCGGCTCGCCGCACAGGCCCGCGCCATCACCGTCGGCGCCGGCAGCGACCCGGCCAGTGAGATGGGCCCGGTGGTGACCGCGGCGTCCCGCGACCGGGTAGCGTCCTATGTGGATGCCGGCGAGGCGGCCGGCGCGACGCTCGTGGTCGACGGCCGCGACCTGCTCGACCGGCCGGGCTTCTTCGTCGGCCCGTGCCTGTTCGACAACGTGGCCACCGACATGACCATTTACCAGGACGAGATCTTCGGCCCGGTGCTGGTGGTGCTGCGGGTGTCCACCTTGGACGAGGCAATCTCGCTGTTGAACGCGAACCCCTATGGCAACGGGGCGGCCATCTTCACCGACTCGGGGACGGCGGCCCGGCGGTTCCAGCGGGCGGTGCGAGCCGGGATGGTCGGCGTCAACGTGCCGGTTCCGGTGCCGATGGCCTACCACTCGTTCGGGGGCTGGAAGGCCTCGCTGTTCGGCGACACGCACGTACACGGTCCCGAAGGGGTGGCCTTTTACACCCGGGCCAAGGCGATCACGTCGCGCTGGCCCGGCCCGGCGACCGACGCTGCGCCGTCGTTGCACTTCCCGACCGCGAGCTGA
- a CDS encoding RICIN domain-containing protein, translated as MFRKLIVVLAGCAAVLALVAAPASAATNGRSLFGNANSDKCLEMPYSWTHDLAPAGQYTCHGGPNQQWYYSTSTGLIQNMNSGKCLEVMYWNNYDGAAVGQYYCHGGANQQWNMAPSTGLIQNRFSGKCLEVYGWSTYDFAPVVQWTCHGGRNQVWSWR; from the coding sequence GTGTTCCGCAAGCTCATCGTCGTGCTCGCCGGCTGTGCCGCAGTCCTCGCCCTCGTCGCCGCGCCGGCCTCGGCCGCGACTAACGGGCGGTCGCTGTTCGGTAACGCCAACAGCGACAAGTGCCTGGAAATGCCGTACTCCTGGACCCATGACCTGGCTCCCGCCGGCCAGTACACCTGCCATGGCGGTCCCAACCAGCAGTGGTACTACAGCACCAGCACCGGCCTGATCCAGAACATGAACAGCGGCAAATGCCTTGAGGTCATGTACTGGAACAACTACGACGGTGCCGCGGTGGGACAGTATTACTGCCACGGCGGCGCCAACCAGCAGTGGAACATGGCGCCCTCGACCGGCCTGATCCAGAACCGGTTCAGCGGCAAGTGTCTCGAGGTCTACGGCTGGAGCACCTACGACTTCGCCCCGGTCGTGCAGTGGACCTGCCACGGCGGCCGCAACCAGGTCTGGTCCTGGCGCTAG
- a CDS encoding GNAT family N-acetyltransferase, with protein sequence MTDVRIVHLNGPTFAALVQGDLAAANAVSPVPMSAHFAGPDWRGVWLMRSEQVEADPASAAWVTGVIWDEERQLAVGRAGYHEPPNADGMVEIGYAVEPTHRRQGYARAALEVLLRRAAEEPDVRTVRATIAPDNDASYRLVAQYGFVKVGEQWDDEDGLEIIYEVSANPR encoded by the coding sequence GTGACTGACGTGCGCATTGTTCATCTCAACGGGCCTACCTTCGCGGCCCTGGTCCAGGGTGATCTGGCCGCCGCGAATGCGGTCAGCCCCGTGCCGATGTCCGCCCACTTCGCCGGCCCGGACTGGCGCGGCGTGTGGCTGATGCGCAGCGAGCAGGTCGAGGCCGACCCGGCCAGCGCCGCCTGGGTGACCGGCGTCATCTGGGACGAGGAGCGGCAGCTGGCGGTCGGCCGGGCCGGCTATCACGAGCCACCGAACGCCGACGGGATGGTGGAGATCGGCTACGCGGTCGAGCCCACCCACCGGCGCCAGGGTTATGCCCGGGCCGCGCTGGAGGTCCTCCTACGCCGGGCGGCCGAGGAGCCCGACGTGCGGACCGTTCGGGCCACCATCGCGCCCGACAACGACGCCTCCTACCGGCTGGTCGCCCAGTATGGGTTCGTCAAGGTGGGCGAGCAGTGGGACGACGAAGACGGCCTGGAGATCATCTACGAGGTGTCCGCCAATCCCCGATAG
- a CDS encoding aminoglycoside phosphotransferase family protein, whose product MGALAGGRSDSVELLAAGDDRLVVKIKHGAWWADQLVRAVPVTAALRDAGYPAPEVRGHGPLGADRFYFATEYFAGEAPERLDAALTEDILAAVERQAAVCPPEVRDWSTMIRAFLNGGVADHRFDPSVAALVDRALDLVERPVPALPTGEFVHGDFAAYNLLATGGRLRGVVDVEAFGRSTRTIDLVALLASAITTGADQTITNQIAAAAIAASDRATFRACLAHRALALLLTDPTTGADLVPQLLARAT is encoded by the coding sequence ATGGGCGCGCTGGCTGGCGGCCGCTCCGACAGCGTCGAACTCCTCGCCGCCGGCGACGACCGCCTCGTCGTGAAGATCAAGCACGGCGCGTGGTGGGCCGATCAACTGGTTCGCGCGGTGCCCGTCACCGCCGCCCTGCGGGACGCCGGCTATCCCGCGCCCGAGGTGCGCGGGCACGGTCCGCTCGGCGCGGACCGCTTCTACTTCGCCACCGAATATTTCGCCGGCGAAGCACCGGAGCGCCTGGACGCGGCGCTGACCGAGGACATCCTCGCTGCGGTGGAGAGACAGGCGGCGGTGTGCCCGCCCGAAGTTCGCGACTGGTCGACGATGATCCGCGCGTTCCTCAACGGCGGTGTCGCCGACCACCGCTTCGACCCGTCGGTCGCCGCTCTGGTCGACCGCGCGCTGGATCTGGTCGAGCGGCCGGTGCCCGCGCTGCCGACCGGCGAGTTCGTGCACGGCGACTTCGCGGCCTACAACCTGCTCGCGACCGGCGGCCGACTCCGCGGGGTGGTCGACGTCGAGGCGTTCGGCCGCAGCACCCGCACGATCGACCTGGTCGCCCTGCTCGCCTCGGCGATCACGACCGGCGCCGACCAGACGATCACCAACCAGATCGCGGCCGCGGCCATCGCGGCGAGCGACCGCGCGACGTTCCGGGCCTGCTTGGCCCATCGCGCCCTGGCGCTGCTGCTGACCGACCCGACCACGGGCGCCGACCTGGTCCCGCAGCTGCTAGCCCGTGCGACCTGA
- a CDS encoding ABC transporter ATP-binding protein, whose amino-acid sequence MAEVILDKVNKQYENGFHAVQDLSLDIADGEFLVLVGPSGCGKSTALRMVAGLEDITSGTLRIGERVVNTLSPRDRDIAMVFQSYALYPHMTVADNISYGLKIRRMDKAEVDRRVKKAAEMLELGALLDRRPKQLSGGQRQRVAMGRAIVREPQVFLMDEPLSNLDAKLRVQMRAEIAQVQHDLNVTTIYVTHDQTEAMTMGDRVALMKAGVLQQVGNPQFLYDNPDNIFVAGFIGSPPMNMALAQIDRDGDDLVAVVGRSRLPLHSSVSADRPRLASFVGQQVAVGIRSEDMEDARLVRGGGAETRLRATASLIEALGSQIMVHFLIDAPRVVTEDTKLLDRDAHTEEAPRHDATKFVASFAPRSRVRAGDEVEVVVDTERMHFFDPTTGEAIRD is encoded by the coding sequence ATGGCCGAGGTCATCCTCGACAAGGTGAACAAGCAATACGAGAACGGGTTCCACGCCGTGCAGGACCTCTCGCTCGACATCGCCGACGGCGAGTTCCTGGTCCTGGTCGGCCCGTCCGGGTGCGGCAAGAGCACGGCGCTGCGGATGGTCGCCGGGCTGGAAGACATCACCAGCGGGACGCTGCGGATCGGCGAGCGGGTGGTCAACACGCTCTCACCGCGCGACCGCGACATCGCGATGGTGTTCCAGTCGTACGCCCTCTACCCCCATATGACCGTCGCCGACAACATCTCCTACGGGCTGAAGATCCGGCGGATGGACAAGGCCGAGGTCGACCGCAGGGTCAAGAAGGCCGCCGAGATGCTCGAACTCGGCGCGCTCCTCGACCGCCGGCCCAAGCAGCTCTCCGGCGGCCAGCGCCAGCGGGTCGCGATGGGCCGGGCGATCGTCCGGGAGCCGCAGGTCTTCCTGATGGACGAGCCACTGTCCAACCTGGATGCCAAACTGCGGGTGCAGATGCGGGCCGAGATCGCCCAGGTGCAGCACGACCTCAACGTCACCACCATCTACGTCACGCACGACCAGACCGAGGCGATGACGATGGGCGACCGCGTCGCGCTGATGAAGGCCGGAGTGCTGCAACAGGTCGGCAACCCGCAGTTCCTCTACGACAACCCGGACAACATCTTCGTAGCCGGCTTCATCGGCTCCCCACCGATGAACATGGCGCTGGCCCAGATCGACCGCGACGGCGACGACCTGGTCGCGGTGGTGGGCCGATCCCGTCTCCCGCTGCATTCGTCGGTCAGCGCGGATCGCCCGCGTTTGGCGTCGTTCGTCGGGCAGCAGGTCGCGGTCGGCATCCGCAGCGAAGACATGGAAGACGCCCGGCTGGTCCGCGGCGGCGGCGCGGAAACCCGCCTGCGCGCGACGGCATCGCTGATCGAGGCGCTCGGCTCGCAGATCATGGTCCACTTCCTGATCGACGCGCCCCGGGTGGTCACCGAAGACACCAAGCTGCTCGACCGCGACGCGCACACGGAGGAGGCGCCGCGGCACGACGCGACCAAGTTCGTCGCCTCGTTCGCACCGCGCTCGCGGGTGCGGGCCGGCGACGAGGTCGAGGTGGTCGTCGACACCGAGCGGATGCACTTCTTCGACCCCACGACCGGGGAGGCGATCCGGGACTGA
- a CDS encoding glycoside hydrolase family 13 protein, translating to MTADLLAEPHHDGAALHVPVEAPELGDTVPVFVRVPHGDGAEGVWARTVQDAEPRFVAGRIDRTTAAETWWRCDIPVHNPVAAYRFLLGGGADPGYRWLNGSGTHHHDVTDTDDFRLTTAPPAADWARDAIIYQIFPDRFARSARRDPPPWAVPAEWDDPVIHEGPSTPLQWYGGDLDGIADRLDHIGAVGADTIYLTPFFPAPSNHRYNASSFDEVDPHLGGDKALARLAQEVHGRGWRLIGDLTTNHCGSTHAWFTSALVDPAGTERGFFYFTPRGEVVGWLGHPSLPKLNYGSAELRRRMVDGTRSVAARWLRAPYELDGWRVDVANMTGRHGDDDQNAEVIGALRRTVDETRPGGLLIAEHCHDASADLRRGDWHGTMNYAAFANPLWTWLRDPAAGLTLSGKPVAPTRGPAEAFLATVRAFRAGTPWHPMAASWSLIGSHDTARIRTITGDPALVEVAAGLMFTMPGVPMVYAGDEIGLTGGNGEDARRPFPWHRPDRWDRRTLDVYQRLAALRRSTEPLRRGGLRWVHARGDALAFLRESPAGRLLVLAARAPHDPVRLRGRLLGIDGEATNLYGGAPALRPGADNHVTLPGDGPTFQVWQL from the coding sequence ATGACGGCCGACCTGCTCGCCGAGCCACACCACGACGGCGCCGCCCTCCACGTGCCGGTCGAGGCGCCCGAGTTGGGCGACACCGTCCCGGTGTTCGTCCGGGTGCCGCACGGCGACGGCGCCGAGGGCGTGTGGGCCCGCACGGTCCAAGACGCCGAGCCGCGGTTCGTCGCTGGGCGGATCGACCGCACGACCGCGGCCGAGACCTGGTGGCGCTGCGACATCCCGGTGCACAACCCGGTCGCCGCCTACCGTTTCCTGCTCGGCGGCGGTGCCGACCCCGGTTATCGCTGGCTCAACGGCTCGGGCACCCACCACCACGACGTGACCGACACCGACGACTTCCGGCTCACCACCGCGCCGCCTGCGGCCGACTGGGCCCGCGACGCGATCATCTACCAGATCTTCCCCGACCGGTTCGCGCGATCGGCCCGCCGTGATCCGCCGCCCTGGGCCGTGCCGGCGGAATGGGACGACCCGGTCATCCACGAAGGACCATCAACCCCGCTCCAATGGTACGGCGGTGACCTCGACGGGATCGCCGACCGGCTCGACCACATCGGCGCGGTCGGCGCCGACACGATCTACCTGACCCCGTTCTTTCCGGCGCCGTCCAACCACCGTTACAACGCCTCCTCGTTCGACGAGGTCGACCCACACCTCGGCGGAGACAAGGCGCTCGCCCGGTTGGCCCAGGAGGTGCACGGCCGGGGTTGGCGTCTGATCGGCGACCTGACCACCAACCACTGTGGATCGACGCACGCGTGGTTCACCTCCGCGCTGGTCGACCCGGCCGGCACGGAACGTGGGTTCTTCTACTTCACGCCGCGTGGCGAGGTGGTCGGCTGGCTCGGTCACCCGTCGTTGCCCAAGCTCAACTACGGCAGCGCCGAGTTGCGCCGGCGGATGGTCGACGGTACCCGCTCGGTGGCCGCCCGCTGGCTGCGCGCGCCCTACGAGCTCGACGGGTGGCGGGTCGACGTCGCCAACATGACCGGCCGCCACGGCGACGACGACCAGAACGCCGAGGTCATCGGGGCGCTGCGGCGCACCGTCGACGAGACCCGGCCGGGCGGCCTGCTGATCGCCGAGCACTGTCACGACGCGTCCGCCGACCTGCGCCGGGGTGACTGGCACGGCACGATGAACTACGCCGCGTTCGCCAACCCGCTGTGGACCTGGCTGCGCGACCCGGCCGCCGGGCTGACGCTCTCCGGCAAGCCGGTCGCACCGACCCGGGGGCCCGCCGAGGCGTTCCTCGCCACCGTCCGGGCGTTCCGGGCCGGCACGCCCTGGCACCCGATGGCCGCGTCGTGGTCGCTGATCGGGTCGCACGACACGGCCCGGATCCGCACGATCACCGGCGACCCGGCGCTCGTCGAGGTCGCGGCCGGGCTGATGTTCACCATGCCGGGCGTGCCGATGGTCTACGCCGGCGACGAGATCGGCCTGACCGGCGGCAACGGCGAAGACGCCCGACGGCCGTTCCCCTGGCACCGCCCGGACCGCTGGGACCGCCGCACCCTCGACGTCTACCAGCGACTCGCCGCTCTGCGCCGGAGCACCGAGCCGCTGCGCCGCGGCGGCCTGCGCTGGGTGCACGCCCGCGGCGACGCGCTGGCCTTCCTCCGGGAGAGCCCGGCCGGCCGGCTACTGGTGCTCGCGGCCAGGGCACCCCACGACCCGGTGCGACTGCGCGGACGGCTGCTCGGCATCGACGGCGAGGCGACCAACCTCTACGGCGGCGCGCCGGCGTTGCGGCCCGGGGCCGACAACCACGTGACCCTGCCCGGCGACGGGCCGACATTCCAGGTCTGGCAACTCTGA
- a CDS encoding sugar ABC transporter permease — protein MAATDTIQAPVDDQPPSAVVRLGSARGGWFRQVGWRHIIGLLALAFSLFPILFVVSAALNPLGTLSSSDLVPSGASLENFRKLFADTSFPIWFLNSMIIGLLAAALSMFVSACAAFAFSRFRFKGRRAGLLGILLVQMFPQFLLIVALYIMFAYVSDLWPAVGFNTRTGLLLLYLGGALGTNTWLMKGFFDTIPKDLDESAKVDGATHAQVFFGLILPLVTPILAVTGLLGFISAVNEFLIASIFLTDDSAKTAAVGLYGLVSEERNNNFGVFAAGALVLAVPTVALFQFLQRYIVGGLTAGAVKG, from the coding sequence ATGGCTGCCACCGACACCATCCAGGCTCCGGTCGACGACCAGCCGCCCAGCGCCGTCGTCCGGCTCGGCAGCGCCCGCGGCGGCTGGTTCCGGCAGGTCGGCTGGCGACACATCATCGGGCTGCTGGCGCTGGCGTTCTCGCTCTTCCCGATCCTGTTCGTGGTCTCCGCCGCGCTCAACCCGCTGGGCACGCTGAGCTCCTCGGACCTGGTGCCTTCCGGTGCCAGCCTGGAGAACTTCCGCAAGCTGTTCGCCGACACGTCGTTCCCGATCTGGTTCCTCAACAGCATGATCATCGGGCTGCTCGCGGCCGCGCTGTCGATGTTCGTCTCCGCGTGCGCGGCCTTCGCGTTCAGCCGCTTCCGCTTCAAGGGCCGGCGGGCCGGGCTGCTGGGCATCCTGCTGGTCCAGATGTTCCCGCAGTTCCTGCTGATCGTCGCCCTCTACATCATGTTCGCCTACGTGAGCGACCTCTGGCCGGCGGTCGGCTTCAACACCCGCACCGGCCTGCTGCTGCTCTACCTGGGCGGCGCGCTGGGCACCAACACCTGGCTGATGAAGGGCTTCTTCGACACGATCCCGAAGGACCTCGACGAGTCGGCGAAGGTCGACGGCGCCACCCACGCGCAGGTGTTCTTCGGGCTGATCCTCCCGCTGGTCACGCCGATCCTCGCGGTCACCGGGCTGCTCGGCTTCATCAGCGCGGTCAACGAGTTCCTGATCGCCAGCATCTTCCTCACCGACGACAGCGCCAAGACGGCCGCCGTCGGCCTCTACGGCCTGGTCTCCGAGGAACGCAACAACAACTTCGGCGTCTTCGCCGCGGGTGCGCTGGTGCTGGCCGTGCCGACCGTGGCGCTGTTCCAGTTCCTCCAGCGCTACATCGTGGGCGGGCTGACGGCCGGCGCGGTGAAGGGCTGA
- a CDS encoding ABC transporter permease subunit has protein sequence MARTDVPVRTTTPPKPRLGLGADGTASPLGLIIKIGVLGVVAAIAVWAAFPLIATGNWIGLIILVAVSALIFYVYLSPRVIPAKYLIPGTLFLIVFQVLPVLFTLSTAFTNFGDGHRGSKDEAIAAVEGASVQQVPGSTVYTLTLATDGDPATGDIVFLLTDPATKAAFVGTADGLEPLANAQQSADGKVTSAGGYEVLDIGQISARSADIVEFSVPTAKGAIKNQGLSRAFEGTPQQAYNNDCDCITDRTTGQTWTANGDDGVFVDGQGQALAQGWKVNVGFRNFAEVVTNPVIRASFLKILLWNIGFALGVVLITFGLGLLVALVLNKPELRGQRLYRSLIILPYAMPAVAMMLVWRDMFNTDFGLINRLFGLHVNWFGSAPSSMFAILLVQLWLGYNYMFLVSTGALQAIPADLTEAAQVDGARPFHAFRTITFPLLLVALAPLLISSFAFNFNNFTAIYLVSEGAPFPPDNPQAGATDILITYTYRLAFGGAGAQYGFAAAISVFIFLIVATISVVSFRRTHALEEIN, from the coding sequence GTGGCCCGCACCGACGTTCCCGTCCGCACGACGACGCCCCCGAAACCGAGGCTCGGCCTCGGCGCCGACGGCACCGCGTCACCACTCGGCCTGATCATCAAGATTGGCGTGCTCGGCGTGGTCGCCGCGATCGCCGTCTGGGCCGCGTTCCCACTGATCGCGACCGGCAACTGGATCGGCCTGATCATCCTGGTCGCGGTCAGCGCGCTGATCTTCTACGTCTACCTGTCGCCGCGGGTGATCCCCGCCAAATATCTGATACCTGGCACTCTGTTTCTGATCGTGTTTCAGGTGCTGCCGGTGCTGTTCACGCTCTCCACGGCGTTCACCAACTTCGGCGACGGCCACCGCGGCAGCAAAGACGAGGCGATCGCGGCCGTCGAAGGCGCGTCCGTGCAGCAGGTGCCGGGCTCGACCGTCTACACGCTGACCCTGGCGACCGACGGTGACCCGGCGACCGGCGACATCGTCTTCCTGCTCACCGACCCGGCGACCAAGGCCGCGTTCGTCGGCACGGCCGACGGCCTCGAACCCCTGGCCAACGCGCAGCAGTCGGCCGACGGCAAGGTGACCTCAGCCGGCGGCTACGAGGTGCTCGACATCGGCCAGATCAGTGCGCGCTCGGCCGACATCGTCGAGTTCAGCGTGCCGACCGCCAAGGGCGCGATCAAGAACCAGGGCCTTTCCAGGGCATTCGAGGGTACGCCGCAGCAGGCGTACAACAATGATTGTGATTGCATCACCGACCGCACCACCGGTCAGACCTGGACCGCCAACGGCGACGACGGCGTGTTCGTCGACGGGCAGGGCCAGGCGCTGGCGCAGGGTTGGAAGGTCAACGTCGGGTTCCGCAACTTCGCCGAGGTCGTGACCAACCCGGTCATCCGCGCGTCGTTCCTGAAGATCCTGCTGTGGAACATCGGCTTCGCGCTCGGCGTCGTGCTGATCACCTTCGGGCTCGGGCTGCTCGTCGCGCTCGTGCTCAACAAGCCCGAACTACGCGGGCAGCGGCTCTACCGGTCGCTGATCATCCTGCCCTACGCGATGCCGGCCGTGGCGATGATGCTGGTCTGGCGCGACATGTTCAACACCGACTTCGGGTTGATCAACCGCTTGTTCGGCCTGCACGTCAACTGGTTCGGGTCGGCGCCGAGCTCGATGTTCGCGATCCTGCTCGTGCAGCTCTGGCTCGGCTACAACTACATGTTCCTGGTCAGCACCGGCGCGTTGCAGGCGATCCCGGCCGACCTGACCGAGGCCGCCCAGGTCGACGGCGCCCGGCCGTTCCACGCGTTCCGCACCATCACGTTCCCGCTGCTGCTGGTCGCGCTGGCGCCGCTGCTGATCAGCTCGTTCGCGTTCAACTTCAACAACTTCACCGCGATCTACCTGGTCAGCGAGGGCGCGCCGTTCCCGCCGGACAACCCGCAGGCGGGCGCCACCGACATCCTGATCACCTACACCTACCGGCTGGCGTTCGGCGGAGCCGGCGCGCAATACGGCTTCGCCGCCGCGATCTCGGTGTTCATCTTCCTCATCGTGGCCACGATCTCGGTCGTGAGCTTCCGCCGCACCCACGCGCTCGAGGAGATCAACTGA